One stretch of Natronobacterium texcoconense DNA includes these proteins:
- a CDS encoding DUF2309 domain-containing protein, with translation MTQAHEKTFQDRITDSIDRASDRIGSVWPLHSFVTANPLSGFEDRPFHEAVAEGERLFGGRGYPRPAIFRRAWEEDRIDPDLLREELAAHGIDDDPETLLAELADRETDRGRDVDDATETVDRVLSKWLAAFLDQGQAAWPMPNREDGFYAAWRSVAAHDGDVPCDDADELPETAMDALEETLEEYPNSRWDDVLEHHLAALPGWTGFIKQRSDDDGADPWQSAYPITLVEYLGVRLVLCDMLDAPITPENADVSDDDTGATADDDVPLEEIWLSAWEQSYRRRLLADVDETVTESSHGDGERPDAQLVFCIDTRSEIIRRHVERQGNYETHGYAGFFGIPMQYEGYDSDAVTDACPPIVEAQHLIADEPETDHGEHATTHDQWHGLVHATRKHFKRLKTNVVAAFPFVEGGGGAYGSALAARTLAPSALYKLGDAVDERVPSPHEFCSPTLEYPRMSHDEKVEYAQSAFELMGWTEFARLVVFAGHASHTTNNPFDSSLDCGACAGNPGGPNARVLAKICNDESVKTELRQRGFSIPEDTVFVGAEHNTTTDEITLFDGDVPESHREDLEQLRADLDAARAGAAAERSETLTGADPDDPIRETARRAVDWGETRPEWGLAGNASFVIGPRELTDDEDLSGRAFLHSYDWTTDPDGDALELIMAGPLVVTQWINNQYYFATVDNGVYGSGSKVTQNPVGNVGVVQGNGGDLMTGLPLQSLKAADDEPYHQPLRLTAVIHAPVERVTEILRKHLEVERLVDNGWIGNLTVVDPTQDNQMFHYQGDLEWEPPAQPATPQQRVGTAVTSD, from the coding sequence ATGACCCAAGCCCACGAGAAGACGTTCCAGGACCGGATCACCGACAGCATCGACCGTGCGTCCGATCGCATCGGGTCGGTCTGGCCGCTACACTCCTTCGTCACCGCCAACCCCCTCTCGGGGTTCGAGGACCGGCCGTTCCACGAGGCCGTCGCGGAGGGAGAACGGCTGTTCGGCGGCCGCGGCTACCCCCGACCCGCGATCTTCCGTCGCGCCTGGGAGGAGGACCGGATCGACCCCGACCTACTGCGCGAGGAACTCGCCGCCCACGGGATCGACGACGATCCGGAGACGCTGCTCGCGGAACTGGCCGACCGCGAGACCGACCGCGGCCGCGACGTCGACGACGCGACCGAGACGGTCGACCGCGTGCTCTCGAAGTGGCTCGCGGCCTTCCTCGATCAGGGACAGGCCGCCTGGCCGATGCCGAACCGCGAGGACGGGTTCTACGCCGCCTGGCGCTCCGTAGCGGCCCACGACGGCGACGTACCCTGCGACGACGCCGACGAACTGCCCGAGACGGCGATGGACGCACTGGAGGAGACCCTCGAGGAGTATCCTAACTCCCGCTGGGACGACGTTCTCGAGCACCACCTCGCCGCACTGCCCGGCTGGACCGGGTTCATCAAGCAGCGATCGGACGACGACGGCGCCGACCCGTGGCAGTCGGCGTACCCGATCACGCTAGTGGAGTATCTGGGTGTGCGACTGGTGCTTTGTGATATGCTGGACGCGCCGATCACGCCCGAAAACGCCGACGTGAGCGACGACGACACTGGCGCAACCGCTGACGACGACGTCCCTCTCGAGGAAATCTGGCTGTCGGCTTGGGAGCAAAGCTACCGTCGCCGGCTCCTCGCGGACGTCGACGAAACCGTCACCGAGTCGTCACACGGCGACGGCGAACGCCCGGACGCGCAACTCGTCTTCTGTATCGACACGCGCTCGGAGATCATCCGCCGACACGTCGAGCGGCAGGGCAACTACGAGACTCACGGCTACGCCGGCTTCTTCGGCATCCCGATGCAGTACGAGGGCTACGACTCGGACGCCGTCACCGACGCCTGCCCGCCGATCGTCGAGGCCCAGCACCTGATCGCCGACGAACCCGAGACCGACCACGGCGAACACGCGACGACTCACGATCAGTGGCACGGGCTGGTGCACGCGACCCGGAAACACTTCAAGCGTCTCAAGACCAACGTCGTCGCCGCGTTCCCGTTCGTCGAAGGGGGCGGCGGCGCCTACGGCTCGGCGCTGGCGGCACGGACGCTCGCCCCGTCCGCGCTCTACAAACTCGGCGATGCCGTCGACGAGCGCGTCCCGAGCCCCCACGAGTTCTGTTCCCCGACGCTCGAGTACCCGCGAATGAGCCACGACGAGAAGGTCGAGTACGCACAGTCTGCCTTCGAACTGATGGGGTGGACGGAGTTTGCCCGCCTGGTCGTCTTCGCGGGCCACGCGAGTCACACGACGAACAACCCGTTCGACTCGAGTCTCGACTGTGGCGCCTGTGCCGGCAACCCCGGCGGCCCGAACGCACGCGTGCTCGCAAAAATCTGTAACGACGAGAGCGTCAAGACCGAACTCCGCCAGCGCGGGTTTTCAATCCCCGAGGACACGGTCTTCGTCGGAGCCGAACACAACACGACGACCGACGAGATCACCCTCTTCGACGGCGACGTTCCCGAGAGCCACCGCGAGGACCTCGAGCAACTGCGAGCGGACCTCGACGCTGCTCGAGCCGGTGCAGCCGCCGAGCGCAGCGAGACGCTGACCGGCGCGGACCCCGACGACCCCATCCGCGAGACGGCTCGCCGCGCGGTCGACTGGGGTGAGACCCGACCCGAGTGGGGGCTGGCCGGCAACGCCTCCTTCGTCATCGGCCCGCGCGAACTGACCGACGACGAAGACCTCTCGGGACGGGCGTTCCTCCACTCCTACGACTGGACGACCGACCCCGACGGCGACGCACTCGAGTTGATCATGGCGGGGCCGCTCGTGGTCACCCAGTGGATCAACAACCAGTACTACTTCGCAACCGTGGACAACGGCGTCTACGGTAGCGGCTCGAAGGTCACCCAGAACCCGGTCGGCAACGTCGGCGTCGTCCAGGGCAACGGCGGCGACCTGATGACCGGCCTCCCGCTACAGTCGCTGAAAGCCGCCGACGACGAACCGTACCATCAGCCGCTTCGCCTGACCGCAGTGATCCACGCGCCAGTCGAGCGCGTGACCGAGATTCTCCGGAAACACCTCGAGGTCGAACGCCTCGTCGACAACGGCTGGATAGG
- a CDS encoding proton-conducting transporter transmembrane domain-containing protein: protein MSDETSSQDRVQLSETSTPPHSWVPRASTWSVWTLFCASLVVLALTAFRGYQWGVPGVFVVDGLTTVMWVVVTFFSGIVHSYSRRYMAGDRGVERFFATVFAFTLVVMTLTAADHVALFATAWLAMGLLMASLIGHDRRWKQAQIAGRLAAAYFLASTALLAGALGLLVWTTGSTSITGVLGALEAVPTTIGFVAVGGIFFAAIVQSALFPFHGWLLSSMTAPTPASALMHAGFVNAGGILLTRFAPLVGTELAVMSLIVIVGAFSALLGQAMVLVQTDVKRKLGSSTLAQMGFMIMQCGLGFFSAAIAHLILHGCYKAYLFLSSGASVEHTAPKRGSHTNLGFSGAAVSLLTAVGGGALFMVLTGKLSGLSVTLDSGIVLTLVVVLTTLTAARDILHRTTLPSSVRLVSVPAVVLTAIGAYAVTFNAVSTMLASVPMTYAPTELTVAHYLVVAAFVGAYLATELGWHRSSERLYVTLLNLSQPAPATVLTTKEEYDQ, encoded by the coding sequence ATGTCAGACGAAACGAGTTCACAGGATCGCGTACAGCTCTCCGAAACGTCGACGCCGCCGCATTCGTGGGTGCCGCGGGCGTCGACCTGGTCGGTCTGGACGCTCTTTTGCGCCAGCCTCGTGGTGCTCGCGCTCACTGCCTTCCGTGGCTACCAGTGGGGCGTTCCCGGCGTCTTCGTGGTCGACGGGCTGACGACGGTCATGTGGGTTGTGGTCACCTTCTTCAGCGGCATCGTCCACAGCTACTCGCGACGCTACATGGCCGGCGACCGGGGCGTAGAGCGGTTCTTCGCCACCGTGTTCGCGTTCACGCTCGTGGTCATGACGCTGACCGCGGCGGACCACGTCGCCCTGTTCGCGACGGCGTGGCTGGCGATGGGACTGCTGATGGCCTCGCTGATCGGCCACGACCGCCGCTGGAAGCAGGCCCAGATCGCCGGTCGGCTCGCCGCGGCGTACTTCCTCGCGAGCACGGCGTTGCTCGCAGGCGCGCTCGGCCTGCTGGTCTGGACGACCGGGTCGACCTCGATCACTGGAGTTCTCGGGGCGCTCGAGGCCGTCCCGACGACGATTGGGTTCGTCGCGGTCGGCGGCATCTTCTTCGCCGCGATCGTCCAGTCGGCGTTGTTCCCGTTCCATGGCTGGTTGCTGTCCTCGATGACGGCGCCGACGCCCGCCTCGGCGCTGATGCACGCCGGGTTCGTGAACGCGGGCGGCATCCTGCTGACCCGGTTCGCGCCGCTTGTCGGCACCGAACTCGCCGTCATGTCGCTGATCGTCATCGTCGGCGCGTTCAGCGCTCTGCTCGGCCAGGCGATGGTACTCGTTCAGACCGACGTCAAACGCAAACTCGGTAGCTCGACGCTCGCCCAGATGGGGTTTATGATCATGCAGTGTGGTCTCGGCTTTTTCTCGGCCGCGATCGCTCACCTCATCCTGCACGGCTGCTACAAGGCGTATCTCTTCCTCTCGTCGGGCGCGTCCGTCGAACACACCGCGCCCAAACGTGGGTCTCACACCAACCTCGGCTTCTCGGGCGCCGCTGTCAGTCTCCTCACCGCCGTCGGCGGTGGCGCGCTCTTCATGGTTCTCACCGGCAAGCTGTCGGGGCTGTCCGTGACGCTCGATAGCGGCATCGTGCTGACGCTGGTCGTCGTGCTGACGACGCTGACCGCGGCTCGAGACATCCTCCACCGGACGACGCTGCCCTCGTCGGTCAGGCTCGTCAGCGTCCCGGCAGTCGTCCTCACCGCGATCGGTGCCTACGCCGTCACGTTCAACGCCGTTTCGACGATGCTCGCGAGCGTGCCGATGACCTACGCCCCGACCGAACTGACGGTCGCTCACTACCTCGTCGTCGCCGCGTTCGTCGGCGCCTACCTCGCGACGGAACTCGGCTGGCACCGCTCGAGCGAGCGCCTCTACGTCACACTGCTGAACCTCTCGCAACCGGCTCCTGCGACCGTGCTCACCACCAAGGAGGAATACGACCAATGA
- a CDS encoding Lrp/AsnC family transcriptional regulator has protein sequence MTEYDLDAVDREILYALQQEARNLSSGDIAERTEASSSTVRKRIQRLESEGIIKSYSADIDYTKSGYPIRMLLFCTAAIPERGDYIEEALEIPGVISVQELVTGEENLLVTAVGETDRDITPVAQELSDLGLTITDEVLVRSHEATTFDEFSDE, from the coding sequence ATGACCGAGTACGATCTCGACGCGGTCGATCGTGAGATCCTCTACGCGCTCCAGCAGGAGGCCAGGAACCTCTCGTCCGGCGACATCGCCGAACGGACAGAGGCCTCCTCGAGCACCGTTCGAAAGCGCATCCAGCGCCTGGAGTCCGAGGGGATCATCAAGAGCTACAGTGCCGACATCGACTACACGAAGTCAGGGTATCCGATTCGCATGCTCCTGTTCTGTACCGCTGCGATTCCCGAGCGCGGGGACTACATCGAGGAGGCCCTGGAGATTCCGGGGGTCATCTCGGTCCAGGAACTGGTCACCGGCGAGGAGAACCTTCTCGTGACTGCCGTCGGCGAGACCGACCGGGACATCACGCCGGTTGCACAGGAACTGTCGGATCTCGGGTTGACGATCACTGACGAGGTGCTTGTCCGCAGCCACGAGGCGACTACGTTCGACGAGTTCTCCGACGAGTAG
- a CDS encoding cold-shock protein: protein MAKGTVDFFNDTGGYGFIETEDADDDVFFHMEDIGGPDLEEGQELEFDIEQAPKGPRATNVERL from the coding sequence ATGGCGAAAGGAACCGTTGATTTCTTCAACGACACTGGCGGCTACGGATTCATCGAGACTGAGGACGCGGACGACGACGTGTTCTTCCACATGGAAGACATCGGCGGCCCGGACCTGGAAGAAGGTCAGGAACTCGAGTTCGACATCGAGCAGGCCCCCAAGGGCCCGCGCGCGACGAACGTCGAGCGCCTGTAA
- a CDS encoding cupin domain-containing protein — MSNPDPLIRASDEIEYESVDAADGLEKGVLINEDHGAPNFAIRRFVLEVGAEVPEHTNEVEHEQYVLEGEYTVGIEGEEYEVAAGDSLLIPAGTVHWYRNESGGPGAFLCAVPNGDDEIELLE, encoded by the coding sequence ATGTCCAATCCCGATCCACTGATCCGCGCGAGCGACGAGATCGAGTACGAGTCCGTCGACGCCGCCGACGGCCTCGAGAAGGGCGTCCTGATAAACGAAGACCACGGCGCGCCGAACTTCGCGATCCGACGGTTCGTTCTCGAGGTCGGCGCCGAGGTACCGGAACACACCAACGAGGTCGAGCACGAACAGTACGTTCTCGAAGGCGAGTACACCGTCGGTATCGAGGGCGAGGAGTACGAGGTCGCGGCCGGCGACTCGCTGCTGATCCCCGCCGGCACGGTCCACTGGTACCGCAACGAGAGCGGCGGACCCGGTGCCTTCCTCTGTGCGGTGCCGAACGGCGACGACGAGATCGAACTGCTCGAGTGA
- a CDS encoding DUF2062 domain-containing protein — protein sequence MSRARFGRYADRIRDDLHEAFREDSTPRELAGSFAVGAFVTMLPTLGAGLLLFVAIGYAVSWVSKLALFASVLVFNPVVKWGVYVASFAVGVFLLGPVDGVSMTGASFSAGPEIVLRLLVGNLILAAVATVVSYVVVYRLAARYQSTEVAEVIDEAVEELVTKAQESRSE from the coding sequence ATGAGTAGGGCTCGATTCGGTCGATACGCCGATCGGATCCGCGACGACCTTCACGAGGCGTTCAGGGAGGATTCTACGCCGCGCGAGCTCGCCGGGAGCTTCGCCGTAGGCGCGTTCGTCACGATGTTGCCGACACTCGGGGCTGGGCTCCTGTTGTTCGTGGCGATCGGATACGCCGTCAGCTGGGTGAGCAAACTCGCCCTGTTCGCATCGGTACTCGTGTTCAATCCCGTGGTGAAGTGGGGCGTCTACGTCGCGAGCTTCGCGGTCGGCGTGTTCCTGTTAGGCCCCGTCGACGGCGTCTCGATGACTGGCGCCTCCTTCAGCGCCGGCCCCGAAATCGTTCTGCGTCTGCTCGTCGGGAACCTCATTCTGGCGGCGGTCGCGACGGTCGTGAGCTACGTCGTCGTTTACCGTCTTGCGGCTCGATATCAGTCGACCGAGGTCGCAGAAGTGATCGACGAGGCGGTCGAGGAACTCGTCACGAAGGCTCAGGAGTCCCGCTCGGAGTAG